The sequence TCTTTGCCATCGTCGGATGGCTGGACACGATCGGGCCCGAGATCGATGAGGTCCGAGAGAAAGCGCCCGAAGCGTATCCCAATATTCTGGAAGCGTTAGCCGCCATACGGGGCGCGGCCACCGATGTGCACCACTACACTAAGCTGATCGCAGACGCCGTGCGAGGCACCGTATCGGAAATCAACCTCCAGCCGACCAACTTCTCCGATATGGCGGAACAGGCGGTCGCGCGAAAGTCAGCCGACGCACGGATGCGAGGCGTGAAGATCGTGCCCGACATCGAACCGACGGACGAAGCGATGATGGACCGCGTTTACATCAACAGCCTGTTAGAGAACTTGATCCACAACGCGATCGAGGCCGCCTCGCCAGCAGGCACAGTGTTCGTAACCGTTCGCCAATGCCCGCCGGGCGCCTTCCTAGAGGGCGACTGTGTGATGTTGGAAGTAAGGGACACGGGCAAAGGAATGCCCGACCATAAACTTCAAGAGATCTTAGAGGGTCGCGCGGTCAGTTCCAAGGCCAACGGCAGCGGATTGGGCACTCGAATCATCCGCAAGGCGATTTTGGCCCACGGCGGACGATGGGAAGGCGAAAGCGAAGAAGGGAGCGGCACAACCTTTCGCATCCGTTTGCCCTTGCGACCAGCGATCTAGTAGTGAACCAAGATGTCGCTGGACACTTCGCTCAATACGTCCCCGCAG is a genomic window of Armatimonadota bacterium containing:
- a CDS encoding GAF domain-containing sensor histidine kinase, with the protein product MDTLSIDRISVIRSVTEELFTALGFEERLRRILEIAMRSADAEGGTIFLHDPASNSLVFRYVVGERANELIGKRIDADMGKAGKVLRTGEAELTPNAESDTEVNRKVGASIGRTTRDLITVPLRSHGEPPLGVMQVVNKRHGTFTEEDKALLEVIADVAAMALRNAELARDAELAHLGQTLGSLSHDLKNKVFAIVGWLDTIGPEIDEVREKAPEAYPNILEALAAIRGAATDVHHYTKLIADAVRGTVSEINLQPTNFSDMAEQAVARKSADARMRGVKIVPDIEPTDEAMMDRVYINSLLENLIHNAIEAASPAGTVFVTVRQCPPGAFLEGDCVMLEVRDTGKGMPDHKLQEILEGRAVSSKANGSGLGTRIIRKAILAHGGRWEGESEEGSGTTFRIRLPLRPAI